The following are encoded in a window of Castanea sativa cultivar Marrone di Chiusa Pesio chromosome 5, ASM4071231v1 genomic DNA:
- the LOC142635707 gene encoding uncharacterized protein LOC142635707 — protein sequence MCRSFPTTLKGAGREWFTRLPTSSIDNFEQLSSAFLRHFVGGQRPKRPADHLLTIKQGERETLRSYIKRFTRETLEVDDAYDKVQLTTFKAGLKSREFIVSLAKNPPWTMAEMLLKAQKYMNVEDALAAIVDKERPKKERRKTNAGDKRGSAQAAEEVTLTNEGTRKFHDR from the coding sequence atgtgtcgttccttccctacTACGTTGAAGGGAGCTGGACGAGAGtggttcacgagattgcccACTTCGTCCATCGACAACTTCGAGCAGTTAAGTAGTGCTTTCCTGCGCCATTTTGTTGGGGGGCAACGCCCCAAGAGACCAGCGGATCACTTACTCACAattaagcaaggagagagggagaccttgcggTCGTACATAaaacgcttcactcgagagACCCTAGAGGTGGACGACGCGTACGACAAGGTCCAGCTGACAACATTTAAAGCAGGGCTTAAGTCCAGAGAGTTCATTGTCTCACTGGCAAAAAATCCGCCTTGGACAATGGCGGAGATGCTACTGAAAgcccaaaagtacatgaatgttGAGGACGCGCTGGCGGCCATCGTAGACAAGGAAAGGCCGAAGAAGGAAAGAAGGAAGACGAACGcaggggacaaaagagggagcgcCCAAGCCGCCGAGGAGGTGACACTGACAAATGAAGGGACGAGAAAGTTTCACGACCGGTAA